ATTTAGTTAGCAGTACAACCTCAGAGCGGGTATAACCAGTCAACTCATCAAACTGAATAATCATATACTGGTAGAGCGCCCAGACATCCGCCATCCGATTGCCAATACTAGAAGATATCTCATCAGGTATAAAAATGTTACCGTGCCAGGATATCTTAATTCCCTCTTTCTGGAAGTAAGTGTCTATTTCTGGACGAATATAATCCGCAGTCCCTCCGCAAAACACCAGTTCTTCAATATCCTCATCCATTTTCGAGCGTAACCACCTGACGATCGCACGCCAATATTCATCTCTAGCAAGCAATAAAGCCTTGGACATCGACTCGCCATCAAGTTGAATTTCATCACCTTTGCGCTTGCGTGAGAGTTTCTGCATCACCTGGGGGTCACAATTAACTCCAGCTTCTACCAACACCTCGATAATATTGGGATTATCAGGGCTTAGTCCCGATGTCTTGGAAGTAAAATTATTCACCAGCCAAGACATACCAAAATTACTGGTTATTCCCGCGCCAATTGAACCACTCCGAAAGGTGAAAATACTTGCATTGCGATAACCAAGCATCACGTACATCGAAGCAGGCATATTATTGCCAAGCGATCGCCTACGGTGAAAAAATATTCCACTACCCTCAGAAGCTGCATCATAACGAAGCATTTTTACCCGCATCTTACCTGCTGGTGTATCAAATCCTCGAAACGCTTCCTTTAACCGCACTTGTAACTGTTCTTTGTCTTGCACTTCACCAGGCGGCAGCAGGATGCTCAAGTAAGCTGCAACATCATTACCCAGGTTCAACTTCTCCTTAGCCAGCCAAAATGCACCACAAATTTTAGGGACTGCTAGTTCGTACTTTAGCTCCTTCAGCTGCGATATACCCCCAAACCGACGACGGGCAAGCTCTCCCAAGGCGCAATACTCATCACCTATTCCTACCCAAGTACGAGATTCAGCATTACCTTCTTGTTGAATGCTCTCAATCGAAGCTTTAGCAACGTCCGCTACTTCTGAGTCGAAAAGTAAAACAACAGGCTTTCCCTCTGGATACTCCTGAACGATCGCCTTGGTTTTACTTGCACCCATGTCAATCGTAATTACTACCTTTTTTACGTCTGTTTTCTCCTTAGTTTTGGGCATATCTTTATCTTTTATTACCTTTTACTATCGTTCCCAATTTAACCGAAATGAGAAAAATACTGTGGTGTAAAACACTTTCTTTACAGGGTTTAACAGCTTTTTTACATACAAAGTGCGTAGAGAAAAAACTATTACGGCGATGTTCTTCGATGGCGCTACAGCATTCATACCAACTTCATTGAGTAGAGAGTCCACTGCAAACTGCCAGCAACCAAGTTCAAATTGCCACGGGGCTAACTGAAGTACCTCCATAGCACTAATACCAAATCAAAACCG
This is a stretch of genomic DNA from Nostoc sp. KVJ3. It encodes these proteins:
- a CDS encoding ParM/StbA family protein — its product is MPKTKEKTDVKKVVITIDMGASKTKAIVQEYPEGKPVVLLFDSEVADVAKASIESIQQEGNAESRTWVGIGDEYCALGELARRRFGGISQLKELKYELAVPKICGAFWLAKEKLNLGNDVAAYLSILLPPGEVQDKEQLQVRLKEAFRGFDTPAGKMRVKMLRYDAASEGSGIFFHRRRSLGNNMPASMYVMLGYRNASIFTFRSGSIGAGITSNFGMSWLVNNFTSKTSGLSPDNPNIIEVLVEAGVNCDPQVMQKLSRKRKGDEIQLDGESMSKALLLARDEYWRAIVRWLRSKMDEDIEELVFCGGTADYIRPEIDTYFQKEGIKISWHGNIFIPDEISSSIGNRMADVWALYQYMIIQFDELTGYTRSEVVLLTKSAEGSTDEEVKPKYNFTPCERPNTFIAVNENV